The DNA region ACATGTCCGGGGTGGCCATGACGGTGACACCGCCGGCGAGGGCGAGGGAGCACTCACCACGTCGTAGGGCCTGCATCGCCCAGTGCAGTGCGACCAGCGACGACGAACAGGCCGTGTCCACCGTCACCGCCGGTCCCTCGAGCCCCAGCGTGTAGGAGACCCGACCCGAGACCAGACTGCCCGCGCTGCCGCCCTGCCCGTAGTCGTGGTACATGACCCCGGCGAAGACACCGGTGCGGCTGCCCTTGAGGGACAGCGGGTCGATCCCGCCCCGCTCGATTGCCTCCCACGACGCTTCCAGTAGCAGCCGTTGCTGCGCATCCGTCGCTGCCGCCTCACGCGGGGAAATCCCGAAGAACTCCGCGTCGAAATCTGCGGCGTCGTAGAGGAATCCACCCTCACGGGCGATACTCTTTCCGGCCTTTCCGGGCTCGGGGTCGTACAGTCCGTCCAGATCCCAGCCGCGGTCGGCGGGGAACGGAGTCACCGCGTCGGTGCCGTCCAGGACCAGGCGCCAGAGACCTTCCGGGGAATTGACACCGCCGGGATAGCGGCAGGCCATGCCGACGATCGCGATCGGCTCGCGCTCGCGGTACTCCAGCTCGCCGACGCGCCGACGAGCCTCGCGTAGATCGACAGTCGCCCGCTTGAGGTAATCGAGAAGCTTTTCCTCGTTACTCACCCACGCCACCCCAATGAATCGGTCGAGAACAGCTACGCGCGCCGAAGCGGAATGGCAGAAGGCCAGGCCGCAGGAGAATTGCCGAGGGTGCGGACTTCCCATTCCTTTCGCGAGGGAAAGGAGTCTCCGGGATAGTGCGCAAAAACCCGATCGGCTGTCATTAATTTCTTTTCGACGCTACCCAGGCAACGTTCGGTGGCCAACCCCTACCGACCCCGATCAGCCCCTTACGGACAGCGCCGGCACGCACCTCCTGACCGAAGCGCAGAGAAAAGGCTCAGGCCCCGCCCGGGCTTGAGTTCTGGTGACTTTTGCAACACCCCAGCTCAGGGGATGCAATGGACTTCGAGATATCAAGGACCGGGGCAGGGGCATAGGGAGCTGACCGTGAGGGGGCGGCATGCTTCCAGCTCATGCAGCAGGGCTGTAGCAGCAGGGGAATCCTGCCGGATCGTTGGTATCGGTGTGCGGAAGGGCAAGAAGTGGCGCCACGCCCGACCCGGCCCAAGATCCCACCGGGAAGGGTCCTGATCACCGACACGAACAGGGCTCGGCGATCGGCACCCTGATCGAATGCGGCACCGCTGCCTGGAGCAGGTCCACCTGCCCCGGCGGTAAAGCGCCGAGAGCCTGCGACGCCCTGACCGGCACCGTGGAATCCTGCCGCCCCACCTCTCTTCGGCCCCTCACCAGGGACCAGGGCTCGGAAATGGCCTCCCACCAGGTATTCGGTAGTACCACCGATATCCGACCTCGCCCGGCACACCCGCGAAGACCTCGATTCCGTCGCCGCCGAACCCCACCGTCGCCCACGCAGAACGCTCGGCTGGGAAATCCCAGCCGAGCGTCTGTCCGAACTACTCGCGGCCCGAATGACCAACCACGTGTTGCAACGACCCCTCGAATGCGTCGGGGAGGCGGGACCCGAGGTCTTCACTGCCGACGGGCGGCTACTCGGCGGATGTCCCCAACTCGCCGTCGAGGATGTCGAACAGGTCGCTGGCAGTGGCGGACTTCAGGTCGGCGTCCGGCCTGTCGTCGCCGGACAGAGCCGGGGAACGGGCCTCCAGCCACCGGGATGTCAGCGCTCTGAGCCGTGCCGCGACACGGGCGTGCTCCTCGTCGCCCACCGCCCCCGCATCGGCCAGCAAGGCCTCCAGCTTGGCCAGCTCGCTGTCCAGCGCGGACTCGGCCGCCGCTTCCCCGGCGAACAGTTCGGAGCGCAGGTACTCGGCGACGACTTGCGATGTCGGATAGTCGAACACGAGGGTGGCCGGCAGACGCAGCCCCGTGGCGCCGTTGAGCGCGTTGCGCAGTTCCACCGCCGCCAGCGAGTCGAAGCCGAGTTCCTTGAACGCACGGTCCTGGCCGATGGCTTCGGCGCTGCCGTGCCCGAGTACGGCCGCCACCTGCGTACGGACCAGGTCCAGCAGGGCACGGTCACGGTCGTCCGACGTCAGACCGGCCAGCCGCTCCCGCAGGGCGGGCGCGGAACGTGCTGCCTCCGCGCCCTGTGCCGCCCGACGTACGGACGTGCTGCGGACCAGGCCACGCAACAGGGCCGGCAGCTCTCCGGAACGGTCCCGCAGCGCCGCGAAGTCGAGCTGGATCGGTGCCAGCACCGCCTCCCGGGTGACCAGGCCCTGGTCGAACAGACTCAGGCCTTCCTCGGCAGACATGGCCGGCATGCCCAGCCGCCGCATCCGCCGGAGGTCGGCATCGTCGAGTCCCGCCCCGAGACCGGCATCGACCCCCCACAGGCCGAAGGCGAGCGAGACGGCCGGCAGACCCGCCGCTCGCCGATGCCCGGCGAGGGCATCGAGGAACAGGTTCGCCGCCGCGTAGCCCGCCTGCCCCGCCGCGAGCACCATGCCGCCCGCGGAGGAGAAGAGGACGAACAGAGAGAGGTCCATTCCGGCGGTCAGCTCGTGCAGGTGCCAGGCGGCATCCGCCTTAGGCCGAAGCACGGAGTGCATCCGCTCGGGCGTCAGCGAATCGATCATCCCGTTGTCCCCTACGCCTGCGGCGTGGATGACTGCGGTGAGGGGGTGGTTGGTGGGGATGGTGTCGAGGAGTTGGGCCAGGGTGTTGCGGTCGGAGACGTCGCAGGCGGCGAGTGTGATGTGGGCGCCCAGTTTTTCCAGTTGGGTGCGGAGTTCGTGGGCTCCTGGTGAGTCGGGGCCTCTGCGGCTGGTGAGTAGGAGGTGGCGTGCGCCGTGCTGTTCCACGAGGTGGCGGGCGACGAGTGCGCCGAGGCCGCCGGTGCCGCCGGTGATCAGGATGGTGTGGTCGGGGTGGATTTCGGGGGTGGTGGGGTTGGGGGTGGTGCGGGTGAGGCGGGGGATGTGGAGTGCGCCGTTGCGGAGGGCGAGTTCGGGTTCGTTGGTGGTGAGGGCGGTGTGGAGTGCTTGGGTGGATGCTTCGGTGTGGTCGAGGTCGATGAGGACGAAGCGGTCGGGGTGTTCGGCTTGGGCGGCGCGGATCAGGCCCCAGACCGGGGCGGTGGTCACATCGATGTCGGTGTCGTCGGTGTGGTTCACGGAGATCGCGCCGTGGGTCGTCACGACCAGTCGGGACCGGGCGAACCGCTCGTCCGCCAGCCAGGCCTGCACCGCACCCAGCACCCCGTCCAGAGCGGAGCGCAGATCCGACAGGACGTCGGTGTCCGGCCTGGGCTCGACGGCGAGCCGGACATGGGGCGGTAGCTCACCGGCCGGCAGGTTCGCGACCTCGTCCCACGACGGAAGCACGGTCGGCACGCCGTCGGCGGCTTCCTGGGACGCCGACGTGGGCTGCCATTCCACCTGGAAGAGTGAGTTCCTGAACCCGTCCGGCCCGGAAGCCAGTTGATCAGCGGAGACAGGGCGCGAGACGAGGGAGTCCACGCTCAGCACGGGCTGACCCGTCGCATCCGCCACCGACAGCGAGGCACTGTCCGGGCCGGTCGGCTTCATGCGGACGCGGAGTTCGTTCGCCCCGGTGGCGTGCAGGGCGACGCCGTTCCAGGAGAAGGGCAGAACGGTGCGGTCGTTCTCGGGCCCCTCGTCGGCGAGCAGATCCACATGCATGGCGGCGTCGAGGAGGGCGGGGTGGATGCCGAAGCGTTCGGCGTCCGTGTGCGCGTCCTCTGGCAGGGCGACTTCGGCGAAGACCTCGTCGCCTCGTCGCCATGCGGCCTTCAGCCCCTGGAAGATCGGCCCGTAGGCGTAACCACGTTCGAGCAGACGCTCGTAACCGCCCTCGACGGACAACGGCTGCGCACCACGCGGCGGCCACTGGACGAGGTCGTGATCCGGCTCGGACGGGCGCGGGGCCAAAGTGCCGAGGGCATGACGCGTCCACTCGACACCGGGCCCGTCGGTCTCGGCCGGACGGGAGTGGATGCTCACGGACCGAAGACCGGATTCGTCCGCCCCACCGACAGCCACCTGAAGCGCGATGCCCCCAGTTTCCGGCAGAGCGAGCGGGGCCTGCAACGTCAGCTCTTCGAGAAGCCCACAGCCGACGTGATCACCGGCCCGCAACGCCAGCTCCACGAAGGCGGTGCCGGGCAGGAGGACGGTGCCGAGGACGTCGTGGTCCGCGATCCAGCCCTGTGAATGGACTGAGATGCGCCCCGTGAGCACCGTTCCGTCGGACTCGGCCGAGTCCACCACGGCGCTGAGTAGGGGGTGTTCGGTGGTGGCCTGGCCGAGGTGTGTGGCGTCGATGGAGGTGGTGGGAGTGCTGGTCCAGTAGTGCTGGTGTTGGAAGGCGTAGGTGGGGAGGGGGTGGTGTGGGCGTGGGTGTGGGCGAAGACGGCTTGCCAGTTGATGGTTGTGCCGTGGGTGTGGAGGTGGCTGAGGGCGGTGAGGGTGGTGTGGGTTTCGTTGTGGTGGGGGCGGAGGGTGGGGGTGAAGGTGAGGTGGTGGTCGGTGAGGGTGTCCTGGGCCATGGCGGTCAGGACGGCGTCGGGGCCGATTTCGAGGTAGGTGGTGACGCCGTGGGTGTGGAGGGTGGTGAGGGTGTGGGTGAAGCGGACGGTGTCGCGTGCGTGGGTGGTCCAGTAGTGGGGGTCGGGGGTGTGGGGTTCGGCGGTGGTGTTGGAGATGAGGGGGATGTGGGGGGTGTGGTGGGTGAGGGTGTCGGCTGTTCTCCCGAATTCCTCGAGCATGGGGTTCATGAGGGGGGAGTGGAAGGCGTGGGAGGTGCGGAGGTGTTTGGTTTTGCGGTCGGCGAAGTGGTTGGCGATGGTCTGCGCTTCGGCTGTGTCGCCGGAGATGACGGTGGAGGTGGGGGTGTTGAGTGCGGCGATGGTGACGTGGTCGGTGAGGTGGGGGCGGATCTCGTCTTCGGTGGCCTGGATGGCGATCATGGTGCCGGTTGTGGGGAGGGCTTGCATGAGGCGTCCGCGGGCGGCGACGAGGGTGGCGGCGTCCTGGAGGGTGAGGGCGCCGGCGACGTGGGCGGCGGCGAGTTCTCCGATGGAGTGTCCGGCGACGTAGTCGGGGCGGATGCCCCATGACTCCAGGAGTCGGAAGAGTGCGACTTCGAGGGCGAAGAGTGCGGGCTGGGTGTATTCGGTGCGGTCCAGGAGTTCGGTGTTGTCGGTGTCCCAGATGACTGTGCGCAGTGACAGGTCCAGGTGGGGGTCGAGGTGGCTGATCGCCTCGTCGAGGGCGTCCCTGTAGGTGGGGAAGGTTTCGTAGAGTTCGCGGCCCATGCCGGGGCGCTGACTGCCCTGTCCGGTGAAGAGGAAGGCGAGTTTCCCGTTCGTCACGCTGCCTTGGACGACGCCTGCGGTCTTTTCTCCGGTCGCGAGGGTGCGAAGGCTTTCCACATGGTCCGTGCGACTGCGGTGCACCAGTACGGCGCGGTGCTCGAACGCGGTGCGTGTGGTCGCCAGGGAGAGTCCGATGTCGGCCGGTGAGGCGGTGTCGTCTGTCTCGAGGAGGGTGGCCAGTTTCGCGGCCTGTGCGCTCAGCGCGGACTCGTCCTTGCCGGAAAGCACCCACGGAACGAACTCTGATCCGGGGGTCGGTGTGTCTGCGGATTCCTTCTTATCCTTGGTGGCGTCCTGTGGGGCACTCTCCAGGATGATGTGGGCGTTGGTGCCGCTGATGCCGAACGATGACACGCCTGCCCGTCGGGGGCGGTCCGTCTCGGGCCATGTCTGGGTGTCGGTGAGGAGTTCGACGGCGCCGGTTGTCCAGTCGATGTGGGGTGAGGGTTCGTCGATGTGGAGTGTCTGTGGCAGGACTCCGTGGTGTATGGCCTGGACCATTTTGATGATGCCGGCGACGCCTGCGGCGGCTTGGGTGTGGCCGATGTTGGACTTGATGGAGCCGAGCCAGAGTGGCTGGTCGTCGGTGCGCTGTTGTCCGTAGGTGGCCAGGAGTGCTTGTGCCTCGATGGGGTCGCCGAGTTTGGTGCCGGTGCCGTGGGCTTCGACGGCGTCCACGTCGGACGGGGACAGGTGGGCGTCGGCGAGTGCCTGGTGGATGACGCGTTGTTGGGAGGGGCCGTTGGGTGCGGTGAGGCCGTTGCTGGCGCCGTCCTGGTTGACGGCGCTGCCGCGGACCACGGCCAGTACGGGGTGGCCGAGTCGTTGGGCGTCGGAGAAGCGTTCGACCAGGAGCATGCCGACGCCTTCGCCCCATCCGGTGCCGTCGGCGCCCGCGGCGAACGATTTGCACCGTCCGTCGGGGGAGAGTCCGCGCTGGCGGCTGAAGTCCACGAACGTTTCGGGGGTGGCCATGACGGTGACACCGCCGGCGAGGGCGAGGGAGCACTCACCACGTCGTAGGGCCTGCATCGCCCAGTGCAGTGCGACCAGCGACGACGAACAGGCCGTGTCCACCGTCACCGCAGGGCCTTCGAGCCCCAGCGTGTAGGAGACCCGACCCGAGACCAGACTGCCCGGGCTGGTTCCCATCGCGTAGTCGTGGTACATGACGCCGGCGAAGACGCCGGTGGGGCTGCCCTTGAGGGAGTGGGGGTCGATGCCGGCGCGTTCGACGGCTTCCCAGGAGGTTTCGAGCAGCAGGCGTTGCTGGGGGTCCATTTCGGTGGCTTCACGGGGGAGATACCGAAGAAGGCGGGGTCGAAGTCGGCGGCGTTGTGGAGGAAGGCGCCGTTGCGGGTGTAGGTCTTGCCGGGGGTGCCGGGTTCGGGGTCGTAGAGGTTGTCGAGGTCCCAGCCCCGGTTGACGGGGAAGTCGGTGACGGCGTCGGTGCCGTGGGCGACGAGGTGCCAGAGGTCTTCGGGGGAATTGACCCCGCCGGGGAAGTGGCAGGCCATGCCCACGATCGCGATCGGCTCGTCATCGACAGCCGCCGAAGCTCGCTGAACCGGAGCCTGGCCGGTCTCCGTCAACTCCTGCCGCAGGAAGTCGGCGAGGCGGGTGGCGGTGGGGTAGTCGAAGACAAGGGTGCTGGACAGCCGCAGCCCCGTGGCACGGTTCAGCAGGTTGCGCAGCTCGATCGCGGCGAGCGAGTCGAAGCCCAGGTCCTTGAACGCCTGGTCGGGCTCGATCACGGCACCCGATTCATGACCGAGCACCGCGCCCACGTGCTTGGTGACCAGCTCCAGCAGAGCCTCTGCCTGCTCCACCGGAGACAGGCCGGTCAGCCGCTGCCGGATATCCGACGTGGTCCTCTCGCCCGTACGAGCGGTGGCCTGGCGTGCAGGTACGCGGACAATTCCGTGGAGAACGCGGGGAATCGCTCCGGAGCCCTCCGCCCCCGCCCTGGCGCGCAGGGTTCGGAGGTCGAGCTTGATCGGAACCAGCGTGGGGTGATCGGTCCGGAGAGCCGTGTCGAGCAGGGCGAGTCCGTCCTCGGGCGGCAGGGGAGGGGTCCCGGCCCGGCTCATCCGAGCCAGATCGGTGTCGGTGAGGTGGTTGGTCATTCCGCTGGTGTGGGCCCAGGCGCCCCAGGCGAGGGAGGTGGCGGGCTGTCCGTTGGCGTGGCGGTGTGCGGCGAGGGCGTCGAGGAAGGCGTTGGCGGCGGCGTAGTTGGCTTGTCCGGAGCCGTCGATGGTGCCGGCGGCGGAGGAGAAGAGGATGAAGTGGGTGAGGGGGAGTGATGCGGTGAGTTCGTGGAGGTGCCAGGCGGCGTCGGCCTTCGGGCGCAGTACGGAGTCGATGTGCTGGGGGGTGAGGGAGGTGAGGGTGGCGTCGTTGAGGGTGCCTGCGGCGTGGATGACTGCGGTGAGGGGGTGGTTGGTGGGTATGGTGTCGAGGAGTTGGGCCAGGGTGTTGCGGTCGGAGACGTCGCAGGCGGCGAGTGTGATGTGGGCGCCCAGTTTTTCCAGTTGGGTGCGGAGTTCGTGGGCTCCTGGTGAGTCGGGGCCTCTGCGGCTGGTGAGTAGGAGGTGGCGTGCGCCGTGCTGTTCCACGAGGTGGCGGGCGACGAGTGCGCCGAGGCCGCCGGTGCCGCCGGTGATCAGGACGGTGCCCTCGAAACCGGCGACTGTTCCGCTGCCATCGGGGCTTTCGCTGGCGACCCGGACCAGAGACGGCGACCTCAACTGATCGCCCCGAAGAGCGAGTTGCGGTGCTTCCGCTGCCAGTAGGCGGGGCACCTCGGCCGCGTTGTCCAGGTCGGCCAGGACGATGCGGCCCGGGTGCTCGGACTGTGCGGCACGCACCAGGCCCCATACTGCTGCCCCGGCGAGGTCGGTGACGTCTCCGCTGTCGACGGACACGGCACCATGTGTGGTGACCAGCAGGCGGGACGGGGCGAACCGCTCCTCCCGCAGCCAGGTCTGTACGACGTCGAGTGCCCGCCCGGCGGCGGAACGTACCGCCTCACCGCTGGTGGCGACGCCTGCTGCGCAGTCCAGGACGACGACGTCCGGGATACTGGTGTCAGCGGCGATGTCCTCCCAGGCGGCCCAGGACAGCTCGGCCGAAGGCAGCGCGTGCGCACCCACCGGCATCCACTCCACCCGGAACAAGGCGTCGTTGAGCGCGCCTCGGTCCGCGTTCATCTGCTCGGACGACACCGGACGCGAGACGAGGGAGCCGACGGAGAGCACAGGCTGACCGGCGGGATCGACCAAGGCCAAGGACAGGCTGTCACGGGTGGGGTGGGACAGGCGGACACGGAGCTCGCTCGCCCCCGTGGCGTGCAGGGCGACATCGTTCCAGGAGAAGGGCAGAACGGTGCGGTCGTTCTCGGGCCCCTCGTCGGCGAGCAGATCCACATGCATGGCGGCGTCGAGGAGGGCGGGGTGGATGCCGAAGCGTTCGGCGTCCGCGTGGGCCTCGTCGGGGAGGGCGATCTCGGCGAAGATCTCGTCGTCGCGTCGCCAGGCGGCCTTCAGTCCCTGGAAGATCGGCCCGTAGGCGTAACCACGTTCGAGCAGACGCTCGTAACCGCCCTCGACGGACAACGGCTGCGCACCACGCGGCGGCCATTCCGTGATGTCGAACGGACTCGGCGCCCGTAGGCCGGCGGCGAGGACACCCTCGGCGTGCTGAGTCCAGGCCCCTTCTTCCCGCTCGACACGTGAGTGCAGGGTGACCGGTCGGCGACCGGCCGTGTCCTCGGCACCGACAGCGACCCTCAGCTGCACCCCGCCGTGCTCGGGGAGAACCAGGGGCGCGTGCAGAGTCAGCTCCTCGACTGTGCCGCACCCGACATGGTCACCGGCCTGGACCGCCAGTTCCACGAAGGCGGTGCCGGGCAGAAGGACGGCGTCGAGCACGTCGTGGTCGACGACCCAGCGCTGATCCTGACGGGACAGTCGCCCGGTCAGGACGACACCGTCATGGTCGGGAGAAGCGACGACGGCGCTCAGGAGCGGATGGCGTATGGAACCCAGCCCCAGCGACATCGGGTCCCCGCCGCTCCGTTGCGGCTCGGTCCAGTAGTGCTGGTGTTGGAAGGCGTAGGTGGGGAGGGGGGTGGTGTGGGCGTGGGTGTGGGCGAAGACGGCTTGCCAGTTGATGGTTGTGCCGTGGGTGTGGAGGTGGCTGAGGGCGGTGAGGGTGGTGTGGGTTTCGTTGTGGTGGGGGCGGAGGGTGGGGGTGAAGGTGAGGTGGTGGTCGGTGAGGGTGTCCTGGGCCATGGCGGTCAGGACGGCGTCGGGGCCGATTTCGAGGTAGGTGGTGACGCCGTGGGTGTGGAGGGTGGTGAGGGTGTGGGTGAAGCGGACGGTGTCGCGTGCGTGGGTGGTCCAGTAGTGGGGGTCGGGGGTGTGGGGTTCGGCGGTGGTGTTGGAGATGAGGGGGATGTGGGGGGTGTGGTGGGTGAGGGTGTCGGCTGTTCTCCCGAATTCCTCGAGCATGGGGTTCATGAGGGGGGAGTGGAAGGCGTGGGAGGTGCGGAGGTGTTTGGTTTTGCGGTCGGCGAAGTGGTTGGCGATGGTCTGCGCTTCGGCTGTGTCGCCGGAGATGACGGTGGAGGTGGGGGTGTTGAGTGCGGCGATGGTGACGTGGTCGGTGAGGTGGGGGCGGATCTCGTCTTCGGTGGCCTGGATGGCGATCATGGTGCCGGTTGTGGG from Streptomyces sp. NBC_01754 includes:
- a CDS encoding type I polyketide synthase, whose product is MVDSAESDGTVLTGRISVHSQGWIADHDVLGTVLLPGTAFVELALRAGDHVGCGLLEELTLQAPLALPETGGIALQVAVGGADESGLRSVSIHSRPAETDGPGVEWTRHALGTLAPRPSEPDHDLVQWPPRGAQPLSVEGGYERLLERGYAYGPIFQGLKAAWRRGDEVFAEVALPEDAHTDAERFGIHPALLDAAMHVDLLADEGPENDRTVLPFSWNGVALHATGANELRVRMKPTGPDSASLSVADATGQPVLSVDSLVSRPVSADQLASGPDGFRNSLFQVEWQPTSASQEAADGVPTVLPSWDEVANLPAGELPPHVRLAVEPRPDTDVLSDLRSALDGVLGAVQAWLADERFARSRLVVTTHGAISVNHTDDTDIDVTTAPVWGLIRAAQAEHPDRFVLIDLDHTEASTQALHTALTTNEPELALRNGALHIPRLTRTTPNPTTPEIHPDHTILITGGTGGLGALVARHLVEQHGARHLLLTSRRGPDSPGAHELRTQLEKLGAHITLAACDVSDRNTLAQLLDTIPTNHPLTAVIHAAGVGDNGMIDSLTPERMHSVLRPKADAAWHLHELTAGMDLSLFVLFSSAGGMVLAAGQAGYAAANLFLDALAGHRRAAGLPAVSLAFGLWGVDAGLGAGLDDADLRRMRRLGMPAMSAEEGLSLFDQGLVTREAVLAPIQLDFAALRDRSGELPALLRGLVRSTSVRRAAQGAEAARSAPALRERLAGLTSDDRDRALLDLVRTQVAAVLGHGSAEAIGQDRAFKELGFDSLAAVELRNALNGATGLRLPATLVFDYPTSQVVAEYLRSELFAGEAAAESALDSELAKLEALLADAGAVGDEEHARVAARLRALTSRWLEARSPALSGDDRPDADLKSATASDLFDILDGELGTSAE